The genomic stretch GCTCACAATACCCGATTGATGTCCTGAAAAAAGCGGGTGTTGATATGACGTCTCCAGAGCCAATCGAAGCCGCGTGCAAAATGTTTGAAGAAAAACTTGATGAAATGGAAGAGCTGCTGATGAAAGTCAAGCAGTCTTAAAAAAGTAAGCCTGTGCGGAAATGACGCACAGGCTTTTTTAAAACCCTTTAAAGGTTTTCCGGTGATTCAAGCGGTAGAGGGTAAACAAAATAGACAGAAACAGCAGAGGAGAGGTAATATAAAGCGGCAGCATATGCATCATGCCTAAGATATTCAAGCAGAAAAAAACAGCAATGCACACAATTGAGATCAAAGTAGACATCATGGCGGTCCTCCTCGTCCTTTTTCCTTATAAGGATATGAGTGAATGCACTTCGTTATGTTTTGTGACAAAAATATGAACATTAAGCATAGAGGTTGTCAAAAGTCGACATCTTTTGTTATCATAAGGATGTGAAATTGATCACAAACAAACATTACCCCTTTGTTTGACCGTGAAAAATTTCTCCCATCCCCTTTGTTGTCGTTAAGACATATGAAACCGCGCTTATCCCGGCGCGGTTTCTTTAGTGCTAAAAATGGAACGTACGTTTGGTTATGGCATAAAAAAACAGCCTCAAGCATATGCACGCCTGCGGCTATTTTTCACATGATTGATATTCATCAGAATAAGTGCTGAGAGACTTCCAAAACATTCCGTGTTTGGCTTCCACTTTGGCAACCTTTTTAGCAAACGCCAGTTTTTTCATTTCTTTTTCTACCTCTTCAAGGCTCAGGTCATATACAAGAGCAATTTCCTTCGAGGCAACGAAGCGGAAATATTCAATAAAACATTCTAAAGGCGGTGTTTCCGACGGCTTCGGCTCGTCGCCAAGCATCTCAAATAAAATTTCTTCATATACATCATATGAGTAGCTGCCAGGAACTTTAAGCCCTTCATCCTCATGCTGCGTATTAAAAAACGTCAGTGTCGGATTAACAGAAACATCCATCTCGGCAGCAATTTTCATGTCACATTGAAGCGCCTTGACCGCGCTTTGAGAATGCAGATCTTTTTTGAATTCTTCAAGATCGAGACTTGTATTTTCAGCAATCTCCAAAAGCACGTTTTCATCCGTAATATTTTTCTTTGAAACAAATAGGCTCTCCTGCATATTTCTGAGAAATTGCATGCCGGCTTTTCGTCCTTGCAGTTCGGCTGCTTTAAAAGCGAGAGCAGCCATATAAGGCGATGAAAGCGGCTGATCCTGTTCGAACCAGACATTGCCGTCACATGACATGCCAGAGCGGCTCGCGATCTTTTCCCATGCTTCTGCGAGAAGATGCTTTTTTCGCTTTTTATTTAAAGCGGTAAGGCTTGCGGAAGCGATAATGCGTAAGGTGAAAAAACGTCCGTATCTGATTTTCAGCTTTTTGATGACGGGCTCTAAGGACCAGCATTCAGGACATAAAGGGTCTACAAACATATAAATTTCAAGCGGTTTTTTTGGATGACCGTGGCAATGGGCGAAGTATAGCTCATGCTGATAGTTTGTCAAGATGATCGATCCTCCGCTTCCGTTTGATTCACCATATGCCTTGCTGTCAACTCCAGCCGGCCAAACAAAAACTCACGAATTTCGCCCTCCAGCCCTACATGGTCCATTGCGTCCTTCATACAGCTGAGCCACGCATCAGCTCTCTCGTTTGTAATTGGAAAGGGAAGATGCCTTGCTCTGAGCATAGGATGGCCGTGTTCCTCAGTATAAAGAGGAGGCCCGCCTAAATACTGAGTTAAGAATTGCTTCTGTTTCCTGGCGGTTTCTGTCAAATCGCTTGGAAAAATCGGCTTCAGCAAAGGATGAGACGCGACACGCTCATAAAAAGTATCAACAAGTTGCGATAGAAGTTCCTCTCCAATCGCTTCATAAGGTGCGTTAAACGATTGTCCCATGTTGACTACTCCTTTAAATATGGCTAATAGGAATCATAAATCCTATTGCAAAAAGTAATTTTCTGTATTTCATTGTTTCATCTAGATTTATTTTAGCAACAA from Bacillus subtilis subsp. subtilis str. 168 encodes the following:
- the spxH gene encoding thiol management effector of SpxA degradation (Evidence 1a: Function from experimental evidences in the studied strain; PubMedId: 17293416, 17908206, 21378193, 22194450, 24942655, 25353645, 27191337, 22720735; Product type f: factor), which codes for MTNYQHELYFAHCHGHPKKPLEIYMFVDPLCPECWSLEPVIKKLKIRYGRFFTLRIIASASLTALNKKRKKHLLAEAWEKIASRSGMSCDGNVWFEQDQPLSSPYMAALAFKAAELQGRKAGMQFLRNMQESLFVSKKNITDENVLLEIAENTSLDLEEFKKDLHSQSAVKALQCDMKIAAEMDVSVNPTLTFFNTQHEDEGLKVPGSYSYDVYEEILFEMLGDEPKPSETPPLECFIEYFRFVASKEIALVYDLSLEEVEKEMKKLAFAKKVAKVEAKHGMFWKSLSTYSDEYQSCEK
- the yjbI gene encoding putative thiol management oxidoreductase component (Evidence 3: Putative function from multiple computational evidences; PubMedId: 15866723, 17293416; Product type e: enzyme), whose translation is MGQSFNAPYEAIGEELLSQLVDTFYERVASHPLLKPIFPSDLTETARKQKQFLTQYLGGPPLYTEEHGHPMLRARHLPFPITNERADAWLSCMKDAMDHVGLEGEIREFLFGRLELTARHMVNQTEAEDRSS
- the yizD gene encoding hypothetical protein (Evidence 4: Unknown function but conserved in other organisms), whose product is MMSTLISIVCIAVFFCLNILGMMHMLPLYITSPLLFLSILFTLYRLNHRKTFKGF